A stretch of DNA from Phormidium ambiguum IAM M-71:
CAATTACTCAACTCTATGTAGAACGTGGCTATATTACTTCTAGAGCAGTGCTACCCGATCAAAAAATTACTGATGGTGTAGTGCGAATTTTAGTCATTGAAGGCAGTTTAGAAAAAATTGAAATAGAGGGAAATCGTCGCTTAAATGGTTCTTATATTCGCAGCCGAATCCGCTTAGGAGTTAGTCAGCCACTAAACAGCGCTAAGTTGGAAGATCAATTAAGATTATTACGGTTTAATCCTTTATTTAAAAATGTTGAAGCTAGTTTGCGTCCGGGAACTCAACAAGGACAAAGTATTTTAGTAGTAAGGGTAACGGAAGCAAGTCCTTTTACTGGTTCTACTTTAGTTATTGATAATTATTCGCCACCTAGTATTGGTTCAGAAAGGTTTGGCGGTAACTTTTTTGTACGGAATGTTAGTGGTATTGGCGATACTCTTTTTGCTTCTTATTTTCGCACATTCACTGGGGGTTCTAATGTTTTAGATTTTTATTATAGTGTCCCAATTAATGCAATGGATGGGACTTTGCAATTGCGGGCTGCACCGAATTTTTATAATGTTACGGAATCAGAGTTTAAGGACTTAGATATTAGTGGCAAATCGGAACTTTATGAATTGAGTTATCGACAGCCGTTAATTCGATCGCCTCGTGAAGAATTCGCCTTATCTGCCGCTTTTACCTATCGTCGCGGTCAAACATTTTTGGCTGATGAACCTTATCCTTTCGGATTTGGCCCTGATGAAAAAGGTAGAACTCGCACTAGTGTTATTAGTTTTGGACAGGATTATGTAAGGCGGGATTTGCAAGGGGCAACGGCAGTGCGATCGCTTTTTAGTTTCGGATTTGATGCTTTTAATGCCACAATTAACTCCGATCCAATTCCCGATGGTCGCTTTTTTAGTTGGCTTGGTCAAGTCCAAAGAGTGCAAAGAATTAGTAATCGAAATATCCTAATTTTACAAGCAGATTTGCAACTAACACCAAACAGTTTATTACCATCCCAACAATTTGTAATTGGTGGCGGTCAATCAATTCGCGGATATCGTCAAAATGCGCGTTCCGGTGATAATGGGTTCCGCATTTCTATCGAAGATCGAATTATTTTAAGTAAAAACAAAGAGGGAAGAGAAATCTTTCAATTAGCACCGTTTGTAGATTTTGGTACAGTTTGGAACCATCCAGATAACCCGAATACAATTCCCAATCGTAGATTCTTAGCTGGTGCGGGTTTAGGTTTCGTCTGGGAACCAACTCCCGGATTAAATTTACGATTTGATTATGGGATACCTTTGAGTTACATTTCCGATCGAGGAAACAATGCTCAAGATCACGGCATTTATTTCCAAGTATTTTATCGCTTTTAATCATTTTAGCTAATAACAAACGACATATAACCAATAATCACCAATCAATCATATAATCTTGAGCGTGATTTGTAATTCTTAGCCATTACCATTTATGGATTTAAAGTCCCTGATTCGTGATATTCCTGACTTCCCCAAACCGGGAATTTTGTTTCGAGACATCACAACCTTATTGCGAGACCCGGATGGATTACGTCATACCGTCAATATTTTGACAGAACAGTGTCAAGAAACTTTCAATAAAATTGATTATGTAGT
This window harbors:
- a CDS encoding ShlB/FhaC/HecB family hemolysin secretion/activation protein, with translation MWKLLSVLISCLCFSNFLLPKMVLGIEGQGNKEAKGQGEQASFESSSFPASLLSHVSASPSTLPVSSLQESRGVGEQGSKGAGEQKAEGRRQKAEGKNSPFPFSPFPLFPFSPFPPSPPVPSPLLAQTTPQLPNVPPPNLEPRPNTDRFIQPAPLIPPTTPDPQAPVLQTPTPTPTQPAPPIRIQVQKVEVTGNTILTNEINAITKPLEGKEVTIAELGKIADAITQLYVERGYITSRAVLPDQKITDGVVRILVIEGSLEKIEIEGNRRLNGSYIRSRIRLGVSQPLNSAKLEDQLRLLRFNPLFKNVEASLRPGTQQGQSILVVRVTEASPFTGSTLVIDNYSPPSIGSERFGGNFFVRNVSGIGDTLFASYFRTFTGGSNVLDFYYSVPINAMDGTLQLRAAPNFYNVTESEFKDLDISGKSELYELSYRQPLIRSPREEFALSAAFTYRRGQTFLADEPYPFGFGPDEKGRTRTSVISFGQDYVRRDLQGATAVRSLFSFGFDAFNATINSDPIPDGRFFSWLGQVQRVQRISNRNILILQADLQLTPNSLLPSQQFVIGGGQSIRGYRQNARSGDNGFRISIEDRIILSKNKEGREIFQLAPFVDFGTVWNHPDNPNTIPNRRFLAGAGLGFVWEPTPGLNLRFDYGIPLSYISDRGNNAQDHGIYFQVFYRF